The genomic segment GTGATAGAAATGGATGCCTCACAAATTTCATCATGTGAAAGTGATCCAATGAAAGTTCTGACATCCAAAGAATATGAaccaacaaattttataaataactctcACTCCGTTGGAATACTAGAAGACTTACAATCTCTACGCAAGTATGTTGACAGTGATTTCACCTCGGATTTTACCttcattcaaaataaacatcagtaacacatttttgtttttagaaatgaaGTTTTATGTGATATTAGATATGAAGCAGACGATTGTGAAATTGTAATTGGACATGCAAATGTTTTAATAGCAGCTAGCCCATATTTCCGGGCAATGTTAAGTCATTTCAATGAGACCaataaagatttattataagatatattgatataagaGAACTAAATtccacaattttaaaattattagtagattatatttatactggagAAATTATGGTcacaa from the Acyrthosiphon pisum isolate AL4f chromosome X, pea_aphid_22Mar2018_4r6ur, whole genome shotgun sequence genome contains:
- the LOC103310523 gene encoding ring canal kelch protein isoform X1 — its product is MDASQISSCESDPMKVLTSKEYEPTNFINNSHSVGILEDLQSLRKNEVLCDIRYEADDCEIVIGHANVLIAASPYFRAMLSHFNETNKDLL
- the LOC103310523 gene encoding uncharacterized protein LOC103310523 isoform X2 → MDASQISSCESDPMKVLTSKEYEPTNFINNSHSVGILEDLQSLRKEVVEGEDVLSLSSDDLVTFYFPVMTLLIHSKKKYENYNIGI